The following coding sequences lie in one Lolium perenne isolate Kyuss_39 chromosome 2, Kyuss_2.0, whole genome shotgun sequence genomic window:
- the LOC127335460 gene encoding protein NUCLEAR FUSION DEFECTIVE 4 isoform X2: MRLAAEEAQLWIALCIGTNSSAWLGTAALVTNMRNFPLSRGTVAGLIKGYVAVSAAVYTEAFNGMLNNSPTNLLLLLALGIPIACVLVMYFVRPCTPSLDEDNSTEHSHFVFTQISSVVLGAYLMVATILGDTLKLSATITYLLFGIMILLLLSPLAIPIKMTLYPSKPKDEKPSTIVPSYSTDSLSGADQESAEPLLRGTSNTFGTGTNDSDEATDVDLLLAEGEGAVNLKRRKGPRRGDDFTFGEALVKADFWLLFIVYFCGVGTGVTALNNLAQIGIAVGANDTTVLLCLFGFCNFVGRILGGSVSEYFVRSRMLPRPFWMMCTQIIMVVTFLLFATGLHSLIYVSTTLLGICYGVQFAVMIPTVSELFGLKDFGLMYNFMLMVNPIGAFFFSALLAGYIYDKEAARQNPGVLDPSNCFGPDCFRLTFYVCAIVCCCGTLICLFFIARIKPVYQMLYASGSFRHPRHQQLY, from the exons ATGCGGTTGGCTGCCGAAGAAGCACAA TTGTGGATAGCTCTATGTATTGGCACAAACAGCAGTGCATGGTTGGGCACTGCGGCCCTTGTGACCAATATGAGGAACTTTCCTCTGAGTCGAGGAACTGTTGCTGGTCTCATCAAAGGTTATGTTGCTGTTAGTGCCGCTGTCTACACGGAAGCATTTAACGGAATGCTTAACAATTCGCCCACGAACCTTTTGCTATTGCTTGCTTTGGGGATCCCGATAGCATGTGTTCTGGTGATGTATTTTGTTAGGCCTTGCACCCCATCGCTCGACGAGGACAATTCAACAGAGCACAGTCACTTCGTGTTCACACAAATCTCTAGTGTCGTTCTCGGTGCATATCTGATGGTAGCGACAATACTCGGTGATACTTTGAAACTAAGTGCAACTATTACCTACCTTCTGTTTGGTATAATGATACTTCTGCTCCTTTCTCCACTTGCAATACCGATAAAAATGACACTTTATCCAAGCAAACCAAAAGATGAAAAGCCCAGCACCATTGTTCCATCTTATTCAACAGACAGTTTGTCTGGTGCGGATCAAGAGAGTGCAGAACCACTTCTGCGTGGCACATCAAATACTTTTGGTACAGGCACCAATGATTCTGATGAGGCGACGGATGTGGATCTTCTGCTTGCTGAGGGTGAGGGAGCAGTTAATTTGAAAAGGAGAAAAGGGCCAAGAAGAGGGGATGATTTCACATTCGGTGAAGCCTTAGTCAAGGCAGATTTCTGGCTGCTGTTCATTGTATACTTTTGTGGCGTTGGCACTGGTGTCACTGCTCTGAATAACCTAGCTCAGATTGGAATTGCTGTTGGTGCTAATGACACAACCGTTTTGTTGTGCCTCTTCGGCTTCTGCAACTTTGTTGGCCGTATCCTTGGTGGATCTGTCTCTGAATATTTCGTAAG GTCAAGAATGCTTCCTCGTCCTTTCTGGATGATGTGCACACAAATCATTATGGTGGTAACCTTCCTCCTTTTCGCAACTGGTCTCCATAGCCTGATATATGTTTCAACTACACTCCTGGGGATATGTTACGGGGTCCAGTTTGCCGTCATGATACCAACAGTCTCGGAGCTTTTCGGTCTGAAGGACTTCGGGCTGATGTACAACTTCATGCTCATGGTGAACCCGATCGGCGCGTTCTTCTTCTCAGCCCTTCTTGCTGGTTATATCTACGACAAGGAGGCAGCTAGGCAGAACCCGGGTGTGCTGGACCCTTCAAACTGCTTTGGGCCTGACTGTTTCAGGCTTACCTTCTACGTCTGTGCCATCGTGTGTTGCTGTGGAACCTTGATCTGCCTGTTTTTCATTGCGAGGATCAAGCCAGTTTATCAGATGCTATACGCTAGCGGATCATTCAGACACCCTCGACATCAGCAGCTCTACTGA
- the LOC127335460 gene encoding protein NUCLEAR FUSION DEFECTIVE 4 isoform X1 — protein sequence MPGGGGGGGGGGLGKVKAGSRPPWVGLAAAVWVQVAAGSAYVFPLYSHAIKEALGYNQKSLTMLGVANDVGENVGLVPGVLANRLPPWLILLIGSACAFFGFGTVWLAVTKTVAMPYWVLWIALCIGTNSSAWLGTAALVTNMRNFPLSRGTVAGLIKGYVAVSAAVYTEAFNGMLNNSPTNLLLLLALGIPIACVLVMYFVRPCTPSLDEDNSTEHSHFVFTQISSVVLGAYLMVATILGDTLKLSATITYLLFGIMILLLLSPLAIPIKMTLYPSKPKDEKPSTIVPSYSTDSLSGADQESAEPLLRGTSNTFGTGTNDSDEATDVDLLLAEGEGAVNLKRRKGPRRGDDFTFGEALVKADFWLLFIVYFCGVGTGVTALNNLAQIGIAVGANDTTVLLCLFGFCNFVGRILGGSVSEYFVRSRMLPRPFWMMCTQIIMVVTFLLFATGLHSLIYVSTTLLGICYGVQFAVMIPTVSELFGLKDFGLMYNFMLMVNPIGAFFFSALLAGYIYDKEAARQNPGVLDPSNCFGPDCFRLTFYVCAIVCCCGTLICLFFIARIKPVYQMLYASGSFRHPRHQQLY from the exons AtgccgggcggcggcggcggtggcggaggcggggGGCTGGGGAAGGTGAAGGCGGGGAGCCGGCCGCCGTGGGTGgggctggcggcggcggtgtgGGTGCAGGTGGCGGCCGGCAGCGCCTACGTCTTCCCGCTCTACTCCCACGCCATCAAGGAGGCGCTCGGCTACAACCAGAAGTCGCTCACCATGCTCGGCGTCGCCAACGACGTCGGCGAGAACGTGGGGCTCGTCCCGGGCGTGCTCGCCAACCGCCTCCCGCCGTGGCTCATCCTCCTCATCGGATCCGCctgcgccttcttcggcttcGGCACCGTCTGGCTCGCCGTCACAAAGACCGTCGCCATGCCCTACTGGGTG TTGTGGATAGCTCTATGTATTGGCACAAACAGCAGTGCATGGTTGGGCACTGCGGCCCTTGTGACCAATATGAGGAACTTTCCTCTGAGTCGAGGAACTGTTGCTGGTCTCATCAAAGGTTATGTTGCTGTTAGTGCCGCTGTCTACACGGAAGCATTTAACGGAATGCTTAACAATTCGCCCACGAACCTTTTGCTATTGCTTGCTTTGGGGATCCCGATAGCATGTGTTCTGGTGATGTATTTTGTTAGGCCTTGCACCCCATCGCTCGACGAGGACAATTCAACAGAGCACAGTCACTTCGTGTTCACACAAATCTCTAGTGTCGTTCTCGGTGCATATCTGATGGTAGCGACAATACTCGGTGATACTTTGAAACTAAGTGCAACTATTACCTACCTTCTGTTTGGTATAATGATACTTCTGCTCCTTTCTCCACTTGCAATACCGATAAAAATGACACTTTATCCAAGCAAACCAAAAGATGAAAAGCCCAGCACCATTGTTCCATCTTATTCAACAGACAGTTTGTCTGGTGCGGATCAAGAGAGTGCAGAACCACTTCTGCGTGGCACATCAAATACTTTTGGTACAGGCACCAATGATTCTGATGAGGCGACGGATGTGGATCTTCTGCTTGCTGAGGGTGAGGGAGCAGTTAATTTGAAAAGGAGAAAAGGGCCAAGAAGAGGGGATGATTTCACATTCGGTGAAGCCTTAGTCAAGGCAGATTTCTGGCTGCTGTTCATTGTATACTTTTGTGGCGTTGGCACTGGTGTCACTGCTCTGAATAACCTAGCTCAGATTGGAATTGCTGTTGGTGCTAATGACACAACCGTTTTGTTGTGCCTCTTCGGCTTCTGCAACTTTGTTGGCCGTATCCTTGGTGGATCTGTCTCTGAATATTTCGTAAG GTCAAGAATGCTTCCTCGTCCTTTCTGGATGATGTGCACACAAATCATTATGGTGGTAACCTTCCTCCTTTTCGCAACTGGTCTCCATAGCCTGATATATGTTTCAACTACACTCCTGGGGATATGTTACGGGGTCCAGTTTGCCGTCATGATACCAACAGTCTCGGAGCTTTTCGGTCTGAAGGACTTCGGGCTGATGTACAACTTCATGCTCATGGTGAACCCGATCGGCGCGTTCTTCTTCTCAGCCCTTCTTGCTGGTTATATCTACGACAAGGAGGCAGCTAGGCAGAACCCGGGTGTGCTGGACCCTTCAAACTGCTTTGGGCCTGACTGTTTCAGGCTTACCTTCTACGTCTGTGCCATCGTGTGTTGCTGTGGAACCTTGATCTGCCTGTTTTTCATTGCGAGGATCAAGCCAGTTTATCAGATGCTATACGCTAGCGGATCATTCAGACACCCTCGACATCAGCAGCTCTACTGA